From Bombyx mori chromosome 26, ASM3026992v2, one genomic window encodes:
- the LOC101741004 gene encoding uncharacterized protein LOC101741004 gives MRFLILFLSVVAVVYCGPVNQDENLARALLEPFVKCQNSDYYLCGKEYVLKAVEKIRTLRTLNIIDGVTLLNNNPKESRSLETLSSEPAVRTKQVNEKLWETASEILQSSELELSYGPEVEESRAIDDVEEGRGKKKKLKKKLKMLIPLMILAKAKAIALVVAALLIIAASIFKIALLAKIAFIIKIIAIIKALLAKKHAQEEVSWESHGWEPHADPHAHVEHGHGWEGGWSRSRNEANNMAYSAYKK, from the exons ATGAGGTtccttatattatttttgagtGTGGTGGCAGTGGTGTATTGTGGTCCAGTTAATCAAGACGAGAACTTGGCTAGGGCTCTCTTGGAGCCGTTTGTGAAGTGCCAAAACAGTGATTACTATCTTTGCGGAAAG GAATATGTCCTAAAAGCTGTCGAGAAGATCCGAACCTTAAGGACACTGAACATCATCGATGGAGTCACCCTCCTCAACAACAACCCTAAGGAATCCAGGAGCTTGGAGACCCTCTCTAGTGAGCCAGCTGTTAGAACCAAACAAGTTAACGAGAAACTCTGGGAGACGGCCTCTGAAATACTTCAGTCAAGCGAACTTGAACTTAGCTATGGACCCGAAGTTGAAGAATCCAGAGCTATTGATGACG TTGAAGAAGGTCGcggcaagaagaagaagttgaAGAAGAAGCTGAAAATGCTCATCCCTCTTATGATCCTCGCCAAAGCCAAGGCCATAGCTTTAGTCGTGGCGGCACTGCTCATCATAGCTGCTTCGATCTTCAAGATCGCCCTCCTCGCCAAGATTGCTTTCATTATCAAGATCATTGCAATCATCAAGGCATTGTTGGCCAAGAAGCACGCTCAAGAGGAGGTGTCCTGGGAATCCCATGGCTGGGAGCCACATGCCGATCCTCATGCTCATGTTGAACATGGCCATGGTTGGGAGGGAGGCTGGTCTAGGTCTAGAAATGAGGCCAACAACATGGCCTACTCTGCCTAtaagaagtaa
- the LOC101741151 gene encoding uncharacterized protein LOC101741151: MLKYIALLALTASVQCNPLKENSISENLVGVISECIERDTSLCIKEKALKFTERLAFSKDMNIFDGMSLVNIGSARSARSYEPLAEDPKARELQLDERIADNMGDFLENHVIQLRLSEPEAESRSLDDEARGKKKKKLKQLLPLLLLLKLKLAALIPLFLGIIAFVAVKAVFLGKIAFAMSAFQLIRKLLNKNQSSGSSSISYAAPHHHEEHPGYSYEPASSGGWGRQATDAQSLAYAGQLNH; the protein is encoded by the exons ATGCTGAAGTACATCGCGTTATTAGCCTTGACGGCGTCAGTGCAGTGCAACCCGCTGAAAGAGAACAGCATATCGGAAAATTTAGTGGGAGTTATATCGGAGTGCATCGAAAGAGATACATCTTTGTGTATTAAG GAAAAAGCTCTTAAGTTTACCGAACGACTGGCCTTTTCTAAGGACATGAATATCTTCGATGGCATGTCTCTGGTCAACATTGGATCGGCCCGATCTGCCCGCAGCTACGAGCCTTTGGCCGAGGACCCAAAAGCTCGGGAATTGCAACTAGACGAGAGGATAGCCGACAATATGGGTGATTTCTTGGAGAACCATGTTATTCAACTTCGTTTGTCTGAGCCTGAAGCCGAGTCTAGGAGTTTGGATGATGAAG CTCGtggcaagaaaaagaagaagctgAAGCAGCTCCTTCCTCTTCTTCTCCTTTTGAAGTTGAAGCTGGCAGCTCTGATCCCACTTTTCCTGGGTATCATTGCCTTTGTTGCTGTTAAAGCAGTGTTCCTTGGCAAGATTGCCTTTGCAATGAGCGCTTTCCAACTCATCAGAAAACTTCTTAACAAGAACCAGTCTTCGGGAAGTTCCAGTATCTCATACGCTGCTCCTCATCACCACGAGGAGCATCCAGGATACTCCTACGAACCTGCCAGCAGCGGAGGCTGGGGTAGACAAGCCACTGACGCCCAATCATTGGCGTACGCCGGTCAATTGAACCACTAA